ATCGGTCTAATGAAAGCCATTAAGAAATTTGACATCAATCGAGATGTTCAGTTTTCAACTTATGCTGTATGGTGGATCCGGCAGCAAATAATAAGGGCAATTATAGACACAGGGACGACTGTACGCATTCCTGTTTACATGTTCGAGACCGTATTGAGGATTAAGCGAGCAGAGCATTCAAATCAGCTACATGGACAGATACCTGACCAAACCGAGATATGCATGCAACTTGGTATTACACCTAGTGTTTATAAACAGGCAAAGTTAGTAGAACATCGATTTTTAGGGAATACATCTATTGATCAATATGTATCAGAAGAAGACCAAGACACTGCGCTTGGTGATTTCATAAGTTTTGAAAGTCATAGCTATCCCGGCGTTTATGATGAAATGTTTTTTAACCCATCATTAATCATTGAGCAAAACGATGTCCGGACGAGGATACATCAGACCATCTCTAACCATTTAAAACCGAGGGAGCAAGAGATCATTTTTGAACGGTTTGGGTTTGTGGATAATATTCCCAAAACCTTGGAGCAACTAGGCAGGAGATTTGGTGTAACCAGAGAGAGAATAAGGCAGATAGAGGCAAAGGCAATAAGAAAACTTCGAGCACGGATGACAAGAAAGACAGTTCGGGATGATTTTCAGTGGCCACAACAAACGATCATTGG
This sequence is a window from Brevibacillus composti. Protein-coding genes within it:
- a CDS encoding sigma-70 family RNA polymerase sigma factor; amino-acid sequence: MTYFQINEKLRDFELVFRDKDLINFNDAKDYLREALRQELDDGYVESFLEVLGYNNIEKVNKSDNNLDDLNLDEILNMDWLPNKDTQILRNNPGSHPQNTHLLNEFHVEEETAAFDRLVVENMKLVHKVASRYLKYVVNHQLSFEDLVSEGTIGLMKAIKKFDINRDVQFSTYAVWWIRQQIIRAIIDTGTTVRIPVYMFETVLRIKRAEHSNQLHGQIPDQTEICMQLGITPSVYKQAKLVEHRFLGNTSIDQYVSEEDQDTALGDFISFESHSYPGVYDEMFFNPSLIIEQNDVRTRIHQTISNHLKPREQEIIFERFGFVDNIPKTLEQLGRRFGVTRERIRQIEAKAIRKLRARMTRKTVRDDFQWPQQTIIGG